The window CAATCTCTTCCTCCTCGCCCAGTGTATTCAGCCATGCAACAGCAGGGGGATACTCACGAAGAAGATCGATAACGACATCACTATCCAGTAGAATCACCCGCCGCTTCCTCTCCGGGTTGCCTGTTTGCGGAGCTGGCGAGCATACGCGCTGCTGTCTCGAATATCAGTACGGTCTTTCCACAAGCCAATCACACCAGACTGACGTAGTTGACCTGCGGTAAGAACCTTTTGCACGGAACGGGTTTCCAATGGTAAAATGATAACCTCAACTACCTCACCTTGCTTGTAGGGGAGACCCGCAAGGTGGAGTTGTCCGTCCTCGGTAATGATTTCCTGGCGTCTTGTCGCTTCCATACAATGAGCCCGCCCGTTAGAGATGCACAATCCCTGTCCGCTTGTCTTCATTATAACACGGGTACCCGAGAGCTGCAACACGGGGCGAGTTGAAAGCCCTCTTCTCTCCCACTGGAGAGAAGAGGGCATGGGGGTTATTGCGAGCTGCTGGAACGGTCGCTGCTGCGGAGGCGACTGAGCCAGTTTTCCAGCTCACGCGCGGCGATTTCGCGTCCACCCAGACCGAACGCCAGCGCCGCCGCAACGGCTACGGCGCCCATCAGCAATCCAAATGCAATCACCACAATTTCATCGGCAATGCCCATCTGTCGCAAGGCAATTGCGCCCACGAAGATGAGCACCACCGCGCGCGTTAACCCGGCAAGCAGGTTTGCCTGTCCCATTCCGCTGGCGCGCACAGCACTTGCCGCCACCTGCGCCAGATACAGCCCCAGCACGAAGATGGCAAGCCCTGCGCCGATGTTTCCCGCATACGACAGGAAGTTACGCAGCACATCAGCTACAAGGGTCAGTCCCAGAATCTTCGACGCTTCCATCACCGCGTAATACACCACGACCACCAGAACGAGCTGCCCCATCTGCTCAGAAGGGGTTTTCGCTCCCTCCGGCAGACGGATGCCCACGCTCTGCACAAAAGCGTCGAAGCGGATACCTGTCAGCAGACTGCTGACCACCCCTTTCGTCAGGCGTCCGATGGCGTAGCCCGCAATCAGCACCAGCACAGCTCCGAAGAACGCGGGCAGTGCAGTAATCATGCGGTCGATCATGTTGCTGACGGGCGTGGTTAACGCCTCAAATGCCAGCACTTGCAGAGCAGCGGCAATCACGGACAGTAGCACGAGGGCGTACGCAGTCCAGCCTATCACGCTGGCGAGAGTGTATCGCCCCAACAGAGAAGCCAGACCGATGCGTTCGCTCAGCTGATTCACGCCAATCGAGGTGCTCAGGTTTTCGATAATGCGTCTTACCAGCCGTGCTACAAATAGCCCCACAACCACGACCAGTACGGCTGTCAACACATTTGGTAAGGCATCCAGCACTTTGTCCAGCATCTGCTGGACAGGTGCCATCAACCCGGTTAGCCCCAGCGCGCCGAGTATCGCAGGCAGGAACAGTACCAGCACCAGCCAGTACACGGTGTTTGCCGCCCCCCGGCTCACCGGTTTTGCCTCTTCGCCCGGCTCCACCGCGAGACGCTCATCCAGACGCACAGCAGTTAACGAACGTTGCACGACCGCCCGTGCGATGCGCGCCGTCACCACCGCCACAAAGAGTAGCAATAGCGCTCCCACCAGACGAGGAGCGTAAGCGAACACCTGCTCCAGAAAGCGGTTGAGCGGAGCCGTGAGCATGGTCAAGCCCAGTATCTGGAAAAACGCGATGAGCACAAACAGCATCACCACATAGTACACGAACTTGCCAGCCCACGTGGAGAAGCGCGCGGTTTCTCCCTCCGCTTCATCACCCAGCCAGCCTCGCAGACGGGCATCCATCCCCGCGCGGCGCAGCAGTCGTTGCACGTTTGCTCCCAAAATCAGCGCGACAACGTAGCCCACTATCAAGGTGGCTATCGCTGCCAACATTTGGGGAACGTGCGCAACGATGCTTTGAAGGGTGTCTTGCAGAGTTAACGGTTGGGTGTTCATGCGAGTTCACCTCCGTCTCTCAAAGATTGGTGTAGCTCCTTCTGATGGGCGATTCATCGGGAACCCGTAACTATTGTAGCATAGAATCTTTTCTTACATCAAACGCAAAAAGCGACTTTATCCGTGTGGGAGGCTGCGTATGGTTCCGGGGCGCATTCTGCCACAACTGCTGTTGAGCGCGTATGCCTCCCGAATGTGCCATAATCTATACTGCTAGCAGGAGATTTGCGGAAATCGGTCTGTGCCGGTAACCGGAGTGTGCTGGCGATTGCAAACGAGACCTCCTCCGGAGGTTCGGACCTGCCGGAGCGGGTGTGCAAGGCGTTGCCCGCCGCTTTCGGTTGCCAGGGTATCTCCCGATGTCGCTGCACCCTTGCAGGGCGCGAAGAGATGGGCGCAGGCTAAAGCCCGCGGCTACATGCGGTGTAGCCGCTGAAATCCATAACTATAAGGAGTAAAGGTATGAAGCGTACTGTCGCTTTTACAATCCTTGCCGCCATCTGGCTGGTGGTTACTGCAGTAGCCACTGCGCAGGATAAGGTAACGCTGCAGTACAAAGCGCAGAAGGGTCAAAAGATGACCTACCGTCTGGAAGCCGACCTCAGCAGTGAGTTCGGTGGACAAAAAATCCAGCTACTGATTAAGCAGACCTCCGTGGATGAGATTCTGGACGTTGCCGCCTCGGGCGAGATTACCCGCCAGTCCGTA of the Bacillota bacterium genome contains:
- a CDS encoding mechanosensitive ion channel, yielding MNTQPLTLQDTLQSIVAHVPQMLAAIATLIVGYVVALILGANVQRLLRRAGMDARLRGWLGDEAEGETARFSTWAGKFVYYVVMLFVLIAFFQILGLTMLTAPLNRFLEQVFAYAPRLVGALLLLFVAVVTARIARAVVQRSLTAVRLDERLAVEPGEEAKPVSRGAANTVYWLVLVLFLPAILGALGLTGLMAPVQQMLDKVLDALPNVLTAVLVVVVGLFVARLVRRIIENLSTSIGVNQLSERIGLASLLGRYTLASVIGWTAYALVLLSVIAAALQVLAFEALTTPVSNMIDRMITALPAFFGAVLVLIAGYAIGRLTKGVVSSLLTGIRFDAFVQSVGIRLPEGAKTPSEQMGQLVLVVVVYYAVMEASKILGLTLVADVLRNFLSYAGNIGAGLAIFVLGLYLAQVAASAVRASGMGQANLLAGLTRAVVLIFVGAIALRQMGIADEIVVIAFGLLMGAVAVAAALAFGLGGREIAARELENWLSRLRSSDRSSSSQ